The segment GAAGTTATAATATTACATATTCTTGATGTATATAACTCGATTTAGTAGTGCAATGTTTCCTTTTAGTAATCCCTGATTATTTAAACTCATTCAAATAAAAATCAAGTTTAATACGGTATTAATTGACAATCGTATTAAGAATAATTATCCTTAATACTTAAATGATTGGAGGATCATGAAAGACGATAGCCAAAATTCAACCCTGCTCAGGGTTTTATTTTATTTGGGAGCAATACTTTCATTTATTATAAGTTTTATAGTATTTTTCAAGACGATGGCTCCTACGGTATCATTCTGGGATTGCGGAGAATTTATCGCCAGTTCCCATATTCTCGGCGTGCCTCATCCGCCCGGAACGCCATTGTTTATCTTAATAGGGCGATTTTTTATTATACTCAGCATCTTTTCAACGTCAGCTCTTAATACTAACTTCATCTCGGTTTTAAGTTCATCTATTGCAATTGTCGTTGCCTATTTTATTATTGTTAAAGTATCAGAATTTATAATAAACCATGATAAAAATAATATTACCGATATTTTAATCTCCAGAATAGGCATTTATATCGGCGCTCTTTCCGGAAGTCTGATTATGGCTTTTTCCTCAACATTTTGGTTCAATGCTGTAGAATCAGAGGTCTATGGCTTGTCTATGTTATTGATGCTTATTATTACTTTGATGTTGATTAAATGGGCTAAGGGCAAACTTGATGGCGGCAATGATGTTTTACTGATTGGAATTGTCTACCTGTTATTTCTATCGATAAGCATACACTTAACGACATTTTCAATCACGCCGGCAATCGTGCTTTTTACTGCCTTAGTTGATAGGGAAAAAGCTCGCGACTGGCGGTTTTGGGTATGTTGGGGTATACTTTTCTCATTTGCTTCCCCGGTATATCTTCCGGTACAATTAATGATTCCCACATTATTGGACTATCAAATCGAAACCTGGATGTTTTTAATGCTTGCTTTTACCGCCTATTGCGGTTTTAAGGCATTCAATAACAAAGGTAAGGCAAAACATAAATGGAGTTTTTATTTCGCCTTAATGGTAGTAGCCGTCATCGGTTTTACGCCGCATATATATATTCCGATTCGCGCCAGCCAAAAACCGGCTATAAATGAAAACAACCCCGATAATTGGTCGCGAGTAAAAAGCTATCTCGAACGCAAGCAGTATGGACAGGAATCGATGATAACTCGTATGTTTACCCGTCGCGGCAAGATAGAAAATCAATTCGGCGATTATCCTCACATGGGTTACTGGGGCTATTTCAAAGAGCAGTACTCGAATGTAAAATGGGGCATGCTAAGATACCTGCCATTCTTAATGGGCTTATTTGGCATATACATATCGCTTCGTAAAAGCTTTAAAAACGGTTTTCTATTGGCGGTAATATTTTTGATAAGCTCCCTTGGGTTGATTTTATATTTGAATTTTGCTGACGGCACCAAGGCGGACCATCTCGAAGTCCGAGATCGTGATTATTTCTTCACGCCTGCTTTTATCTATTTCGCCATTTTAATCGGGATTGGTTTTTCAGCCCTGCTGTCGAATATTTTAACTTGGCTGCGCGGGAAAACACCGGTAGGCATATCGTATCTAATCTGGGCTGCGATGGTGGCCCTGATTATTTTAATGCCGCTTGATACTCTATCCTATCACTATAAAACGCATGATAGAACAGGAGATTATCCCCCGCCTGATTATGCCTATAATATTTTAAATTCCTGCGAACAGGATGCAATCATTTTTACTAATGGCGATAATGATACTTTTCCGCTCTGGTATCTTCAAGAGGTGGAAAACGTACGTAAGGATGTGCGTGTAATAAATCTGTCGCTTTTGAATACTGATTGGTATATCCTTCAGTTGAAAAATCAAATGGGAGTACCAATAACTCTCACTGATGAGCAAATTCAATGGGAACTATATGAACGCAAAGGGCAAATCAAACATTATCGCCCTAAAAAACCTTTTTATGACCCTATACGAAAGAGAAGCCGTTTTCTGGTAGCTTATTCCGACCCCAAATCCGGTAAAATTAACAGGGTTCAAGACCAGATGATAGAGCATATCGTTTTGGCTAACAAATGGCAGTATCCCATCTATTTTTCCACTTCCGTCCCCGGTTCTAATCGCTGGACTCTATCTGATTATACATTACGCCAAGCGATGGTTTTACGAATAATGCCAAATAAAACCGAGGAGAAAATA is part of the Candidatus Zixiibacteriota bacterium genome and harbors:
- a CDS encoding DUF2723 domain-containing protein, yielding MKDDSQNSTLLRVLFYLGAILSFIISFIVFFKTMAPTVSFWDCGEFIASSHILGVPHPPGTPLFILIGRFFIILSIFSTSALNTNFISVLSSSIAIVVAYFIIVKVSEFIINHDKNNITDILISRIGIYIGALSGSLIMAFSSTFWFNAVESEVYGLSMLLMLIITLMLIKWAKGKLDGGNDVLLIGIVYLLFLSISIHLTTFSITPAIVLFTALVDREKARDWRFWVCWGILFSFASPVYLPVQLMIPTLLDYQIETWMFLMLAFTAYCGFKAFNNKGKAKHKWSFYFALMVVAVIGFTPHIYIPIRASQKPAINENNPDNWSRVKSYLERKQYGQESMITRMFTRRGKIENQFGDYPHMGYWGYFKEQYSNVKWGMLRYLPFLMGLFGIYISLRKSFKNGFLLAVIFLISSLGLILYLNFADGTKADHLEVRDRDYFFTPAFIYFAILIGIGFSALLSNILTWLRGKTPVGISYLIWAAMVALIILMPLDTLSYHYKTHDRTGDYPPPDYAYNILNSCEQDAIIFTNGDNDTFPLWYLQEVENVRKDVRVINLSLLNTDWYILQLKNQMGVPITLTDEQIQWELYERKGQIKHYRPKKPFYDPIRKRSRFLVAYSDPKSGKINRVQDQMIEHIVLANKWQYPIYFSTSVPGSNRWTLSDYTLRQAMVLRIMPNKTEEKIDPVRTEELLFNVYKYRGIKDINVFKDDNNVGLTTTYPERFIELATYYANHSDSAKARNIYRESLKRFPHYYQTYIDLINLYKNSDSPDSAKYFYELGIENLQSAVEAWPNINLYWQFLGVLYFNHKDYENAISCYEKSLDLDPSSSISFRLLLQLYSYSGNKGKGLVLLEEWLEDHPDDMDARNMYQVYKRYNR